Proteins encoded within one genomic window of Acinetobacter sp. WCHA55:
- a CDS encoding TIGR00730 family Rossman fold protein produces MNSELKISSLNTDANVQTTQPLIALYCGSRSGNKPIYQEKAIALAQGLAKQGFGLVYGGASIGLMGQVADAMISHGGEAVGVIPEFMLDYEIAHNQLTELHIVQTMHERKALMAERASAFVALPGGLGTFEEILEVATWGQLNQHQKPMMIYNVNGFYDALITQLDHAVEEGFLPPQHRAKLIVCNHAEQIYSAIANLGSPKHFVV; encoded by the coding sequence ATGAATAGTGAATTAAAAATATCCTCTCTCAATACTGATGCAAACGTTCAAACCACTCAACCGCTGATCGCACTTTACTGCGGTTCTCGTTCAGGCAACAAACCAATTTATCAAGAAAAAGCGATTGCACTGGCACAAGGTTTAGCTAAACAGGGTTTTGGCCTAGTTTATGGGGGAGCCAGCATCGGTCTCATGGGACAAGTGGCCGATGCCATGATTAGCCACGGCGGTGAAGCAGTTGGTGTTATCCCTGAGTTTATGCTGGATTATGAAATTGCACACAACCAATTGACTGAGTTACATATTGTACAAACCATGCATGAACGCAAAGCCTTAATGGCTGAACGTGCAAGCGCCTTTGTCGCACTACCTGGTGGTTTAGGCACTTTTGAAGAAATTTTAGAAGTAGCCACCTGGGGGCAACTGAACCAACATCAAAAACCGATGATGATTTATAACGTCAATGGCTTCTATGATGCATTGATTACACAGTTGGATCATGCCGTAGAAGAAGGTTTTTTGCCGCCACAGCACCGTGCCAAACTGATTGTCTGTAACCATGCTGAACAGATTTATTCAGCAATTGCAAACTTGGGTAGCCCGAAGCACTTTGTGGTTTAA
- a CDS encoding choice-of-anchor I family protein, which produces MMNKTYSAVFLACMGLGLAGCNDSDDAQTITPPPMVEEATPNSIELVHLASYESGIFGQSAAEIPAYDTASKRLFVVNAQKGMVDVLDFSQPAQPIYIQSLDAKTYLANSEVNSVAVHNGIVALAVQAEDKTQAGIVAFFKAQDLSFISQVKVGALPDMLTFTPDGRKVLVANEAEPNEGYQIDPEGSVSIIDVSDIQKPTASIAGFQAWNDRKQELLDAGIRIFGPDISQYSNVATVGIQTTSVAQDLEPEYIAVSADGKKAWVSLQENNAIGVLDLETNQFVDLFPMGYKDHSLPENALDGSDRDCAIGQDSSGRSIAECAKDAGMINIRSWPGLYGMYMPDAIAQYQAKGKTYLVTANEGDAREWLRDEAKYFESGDLSAGYAEEIRIKHLFKKAGFDAKGDYAAHLRQLAPGVKGAKLNPEVFKPCQTVEASEVCADNLIKDSHIGRLTISWTQGYQKDPLTGLPKLDENGRLTYDKLYAYGGRSVSIVDPETKQIVWDSGSEFERKIAELFPEQFNSNHEAFKFDDRSDNKGPEPEGVTLGKIGEKTFAFIGLERASGIMVYDISNPNQAEFVQYLNRRNTTETEVTKQGDLGPEGLIFIAAKNSPNGRPLLVVGNEVSGSTAVYEVKLH; this is translated from the coding sequence ATGATGAATAAAACATATAGTGCTGTCTTTTTAGCATGCATGGGGTTGGGATTAGCGGGGTGTAATGACAGTGATGATGCACAAACCATCACACCACCACCAATGGTAGAGGAAGCCACGCCGAATAGTATTGAACTGGTTCATCTTGCAAGTTATGAGTCGGGGATATTTGGACAGAGTGCGGCTGAAATTCCCGCCTATGATACTGCGAGTAAGCGTCTGTTCGTGGTGAATGCACAAAAAGGCATGGTCGATGTTCTAGATTTCTCCCAACCAGCGCAACCGATATATATCCAATCTTTGGATGCCAAAACTTATTTAGCCAATTCCGAAGTGAATAGTGTCGCGGTACATAATGGCATCGTGGCACTGGCGGTTCAGGCTGAGGATAAAACTCAAGCAGGTATTGTGGCTTTCTTTAAAGCACAGGATCTCTCTTTTATCAGTCAAGTCAAGGTTGGTGCTTTACCCGATATGCTAACCTTCACACCTGATGGTCGAAAGGTGTTGGTCGCCAATGAGGCGGAACCGAATGAGGGTTATCAAATTGATCCTGAGGGTTCGGTTAGTATTATTGATGTTTCTGACATTCAAAAACCAACAGCAAGCATTGCGGGCTTCCAAGCATGGAATGACCGTAAACAAGAATTATTGGATGCAGGGATTCGTATTTTTGGTCCAGACATCAGCCAATACTCAAATGTCGCGACCGTAGGTATTCAAACCACCTCTGTAGCACAGGATTTGGAGCCTGAGTACATCGCAGTCAGTGCTGATGGAAAAAAGGCGTGGGTCAGTTTACAGGAAAACAATGCGATTGGGGTTTTAGACTTAGAAACAAATCAATTTGTTGATCTTTTTCCTATGGGCTACAAAGACCATAGCTTGCCTGAAAATGCCTTAGATGGCAGTGACCGTGACTGTGCTATTGGTCAAGACTCGTCGGGGCGTAGTATTGCGGAATGTGCAAAAGATGCAGGCATGATCAATATTCGCTCTTGGCCGGGGCTATATGGTATGTATATGCCCGATGCCATTGCACAATATCAAGCCAAGGGTAAAACCTATTTGGTCACGGCCAATGAAGGGGATGCCCGTGAATGGCTAAGGGATGAAGCCAAATACTTTGAAAGCGGGGATCTAAGTGCAGGTTATGCAGAAGAGATACGTATCAAACATTTGTTTAAAAAAGCAGGCTTTGATGCCAAAGGCGATTATGCAGCACATTTACGTCAGCTTGCACCAGGTGTGAAAGGGGCAAAATTAAACCCCGAGGTGTTTAAACCTTGTCAAACGGTTGAGGCCAGCGAAGTTTGTGCGGACAATTTAATTAAGGATTCACACATTGGACGTTTGACTATTAGTTGGACTCAAGGTTATCAAAAAGACCCACTGACAGGTTTGCCGAAGTTGGATGAAAATGGTCGTCTGACATATGACAAATTATATGCTTATGGTGGTCGTTCGGTGAGTATTGTTGACCCTGAAACCAAGCAGATTGTATGGGACTCTGGGAGTGAGTTTGAGCGAAAAATTGCAGAGCTTTTCCCAGAGCAATTTAATAGCAATCATGAAGCATTTAAATTTGATGACCGCAGTGACAATAAAGGTCCTGAACCCGAAGGGGTAACACTGGGTAAAATTGGTGAAAAGACCTTTGCCTTTATTGGACTTGAGCGTGCCAGTGGCATCATGGTGTATGACATTAGCAACCCGAATCAGGCTGAATTTGTTCAGTATCTGAACCGTCGCAACACCACTGAAACAGAAGTCACGAAACAAGGTGACTTAGGCCCAGAAGGTTTGATTTTCATCGCGGCGAAGAATTCACCAAATGGTCGTCCGCTTTTGGTTGTGGGGAATGAAGTTAGTGGGAGTACGGCGGTTTATGAAGTCAAACTTCATTAA
- the mdtD gene encoding multidrug transporter subunit MdtD, with translation MNQTPTHQALAPEYRLLVLLVSIGFFMQGLDTTIVNTALPAMAASLNEDPLQMHSVVVAYVLAVATCIPLSGWLADRFGVRNTYFSAIIIFTLASLGCGFSESLNELLFYRVLQGIGGALLLPVGRLAMLKVIPRTQFLSAMSLMSLAGLIGPLIGPTLGGWLVEVSTWHWIFLINLPMGLLGVLISFKAMPNVTEQNVPSFDFWGFILLVITMAGLSLGIENFASPHLTLWWSMGLIVVSLATALWYAYHAHAHQNALFRSKLFRNRIYAVGILGNFFARLGGNAMPFLMPLMLQVAFGFEPFVTGLLMIPTVLGSLASKPIIRHLIQHFGYRHVLLVNTLLVGACIASFALNTADTPTWLRALHFFVFGMLNSLQFVSMNTLTLKDLPQQDASSGNSFLSMIMMVSMSIGVALAGTLVNVFTAYLGTEHIVMAFHNTLIVLGCINLITAAIFWHIPKDTVDE, from the coding sequence ATGAATCAAACGCCGACCCATCAAGCACTCGCTCCTGAATACCGTCTTTTGGTGCTTCTGGTTTCGATTGGCTTTTTTATGCAAGGCTTAGATACCACCATTGTGAATACCGCTCTACCCGCTATGGCAGCCAGTCTGAATGAAGACCCGCTCCAAATGCATAGTGTGGTCGTGGCCTATGTGCTTGCCGTTGCTACCTGTATTCCCTTGAGTGGTTGGCTCGCCGACCGTTTTGGGGTGCGCAATACCTATTTCAGCGCCATAATCATTTTTACCCTTGCATCACTGGGCTGTGGCTTTTCTGAAAGCTTAAATGAGTTATTGTTCTACCGTGTACTCCAAGGCATAGGTGGTGCATTATTGCTCCCTGTTGGTCGTTTAGCCATGCTCAAGGTCATTCCGCGGACACAGTTCTTATCGGCCATGAGTTTAATGAGTCTTGCGGGACTAATTGGCCCTCTGATTGGTCCAACACTCGGGGGCTGGTTGGTCGAAGTCAGTACATGGCATTGGATTTTCCTGATTAACCTCCCCATGGGGCTATTAGGAGTCTTGATTAGCTTTAAAGCCATGCCGAATGTCACTGAGCAGAATGTGCCAAGTTTTGACTTTTGGGGTTTTATCCTGTTGGTGATCACCATGGCAGGACTATCTTTAGGGATTGAAAATTTTGCCAGCCCACACCTAACTTTATGGTGGAGTATGGGGCTGATTGTAGTGAGCTTAGCGACTGCTCTTTGGTATGCCTATCATGCACATGCACATCAAAATGCACTATTTCGCAGTAAGCTGTTTCGTAATCGCATTTATGCCGTGGGTATTTTAGGTAACTTCTTTGCTCGCCTCGGTGGCAATGCCATGCCTTTTTTGATGCCACTTATGCTCCAAGTGGCTTTCGGTTTTGAACCCTTTGTGACGGGACTCTTGATGATTCCCACAGTGCTAGGTTCATTGGCATCCAAACCCATCATTCGTCACTTGATTCAGCACTTCGGTTATCGCCACGTGCTTTTGGTTAACACTTTGTTGGTCGGTGCATGTATCGCCAGTTTTGCCCTCAATACCGCAGATACCCCAACTTGGCTGCGTGCGCTACATTTCTTTGTTTTTGGCATGCTGAATTCACTGCAATTTGTGTCTATGAATACCCTCACGCTGAAAGATCTGCCGCAACAAGATGCCAGCAGTGGCAACAGTTTCTTGTCGATGATTATGATGGTGTCGATGAGTATTGGTGTGGCTTTGGCGGGTACTTTGGTCAATGTCTTTACGGCGTATTTGGGCACAGAGCATATCGTCATGGCATTCCATAATACCTTGATTGTATTGGGCTGTATTAACCTGATTACTGCTGCTATTTTTTGGCATATCCCCAAAGATACCGTAGATGAATAA
- a CDS encoding GH25 family lysozyme: MPARKKAASSRKTSLAYYAAACVIVLCIGLGITYFFLQNNVASAQEYPVKGFDVSHHQGDIQWQSISPQEFKFVYLKATEGGDFKDRKFQDNWLKAREQGFLVGAYHFYRLCRDGHIQAQNFIKTVPKKTDSLPPVIDLEYDSSCINTYTREQLLKEIQVMHDQLYQHYGLQPIFYTSKAFYNIVLVDEFKKTPLWIREYQGQPELKGNPKWTFWQHTSQGQIKGIPTLVDLNVFQGSEQDWISFLERQGLYQLPQNLPIK, translated from the coding sequence ATGCCTGCAAGAAAAAAAGCCGCCTCTTCTCGAAAAACATCATTAGCCTATTACGCAGCCGCCTGTGTAATAGTGCTCTGTATCGGTCTCGGAATCACCTATTTTTTCTTACAAAACAATGTCGCATCTGCTCAAGAGTATCCAGTAAAAGGCTTTGATGTGTCTCATCATCAGGGCGACATCCAATGGCAATCCATTTCTCCTCAAGAGTTTAAATTCGTTTATTTAAAAGCTACCGAAGGTGGCGATTTCAAAGACCGTAAATTTCAGGACAACTGGCTCAAAGCCCGTGAACAAGGCTTTTTAGTCGGAGCCTATCATTTTTATCGTTTATGCCGTGATGGCCACATTCAGGCTCAGAACTTTATCAAAACTGTGCCGAAGAAAACTGATAGTTTGCCGCCTGTGATTGATTTGGAATATGACAGCAGCTGTATCAATACCTATACCAGAGAACAACTGCTCAAAGAAATTCAGGTCATGCATGACCAACTCTATCAACACTATGGTTTGCAACCTATTTTTTATACCTCCAAAGCATTTTATAATATTGTTTTGGTCGATGAGTTTAAAAAAACTCCCCTGTGGATTCGTGAATATCAAGGCCAACCTGAGCTCAAAGGCAATCCAAAATGGACCTTTTGGCAACACACCAGCCAAGGTCAAATTAAAGGTATACCGACCTTGGTGGATCTCAATGTATTTCAAGGCTCAGAACAGGATTGGATCAGCTTTTTAGAGCGCCAAGGGCTTTATCAACTGCCACAAAACTTACCAATCAAGTAA
- the dinB gene encoding DNA polymerase IV, which translates to MRKIIHIDMDAFYASVELLDRPDLKHLPVVISSHHPRAVIAAASYPARRYGLRSAMSMTQAKKRCPQVVVIEPNFSKYRAVSEQIHAIFQRYTTLIEPLSLDEAYLDVTENLQQLASATEVAERIRADIFQSTGLTASAGVAPNKFLAKVASDWNKPNGICVIKPSHVQQFIQHLPLKKIPGVGKVMQEKLHALKLETLGDLQHMDENVLIHHFGKYGKQLYLYAQGIDERPVQAERERQQISKETTFDNDLTIEQCLPFWPKLIAQVWQSLEKKQLYARGVTIKLKLKNFQTLQHSKSFKMPLKHQTELQMTLDILLKEMQITPDQQFRLIGVGVYALSTQEPLPQLSLWSD; encoded by the coding sequence ATGCGAAAAATCATTCACATCGACATGGATGCCTTCTATGCCTCAGTGGAGTTACTTGATCGTCCCGACTTAAAGCATTTACCTGTGGTGATTTCTTCACACCATCCTCGTGCCGTTATTGCAGCTGCATCCTACCCTGCACGTCGCTACGGACTCCGCTCTGCCATGTCGATGACTCAAGCTAAAAAACGCTGTCCTCAAGTGGTGGTGATTGAACCTAATTTTTCTAAATATCGTGCGGTCTCAGAGCAAATTCATGCAATTTTTCAGCGTTATACCACACTCATTGAACCGCTTTCCTTAGATGAAGCTTATTTAGATGTGACGGAAAATTTACAACAACTGGCCAGCGCCACAGAAGTCGCTGAACGCATCCGTGCTGATATTTTTCAGAGCACAGGACTGACCGCCTCTGCGGGTGTTGCGCCCAATAAGTTTCTAGCCAAAGTTGCGTCGGACTGGAATAAACCGAATGGTATCTGTGTGATTAAGCCCTCACACGTTCAGCAGTTTATTCAGCACTTGCCGCTTAAAAAAATTCCTGGGGTGGGTAAAGTTATGCAAGAAAAATTACATGCGCTCAAACTTGAAACTTTAGGTGATTTACAGCATATGGATGAAAATGTCCTGATTCATCATTTTGGCAAGTATGGTAAGCAGCTGTATCTATATGCACAAGGGATTGATGAGCGTCCGGTACAAGCGGAACGAGAACGTCAGCAAATTTCAAAAGAAACCACTTTTGATAATGATTTAACCATTGAACAATGTCTCCCATTTTGGCCCAAGTTGATTGCACAAGTCTGGCAAAGCTTGGAGAAAAAGCAACTGTATGCCCGTGGTGTCACCATCAAACTGAAACTAAAAAACTTTCAAACCCTACAGCACAGTAAAAGCTTCAAAATGCCATTAAAGCATCAAACTGAACTGCAAATGACCTTAGATATATTACTCAAAGAAATGCAAATTACGCCAGATCAACAATTTCGTCTTATCGGTGTCGGGGTCTATGCGCTTTCGACTCAAGAGCCTTTACCCCAGCTCTCTTTATGGTCGGACTGA
- a CDS encoding RidA family protein — protein MTVQRLHVSNRFSEVAIAGNLVHLAGQLASDFDLDIKGQSQQTFDMIDQFLADAGTDKSQILSVTIYLKDIENDYAAFNEVWDAWVADIDALPRTCVEAKLYDPRVLVELTVVAVKPA, from the coding sequence ATGACGGTTCAACGTTTGCATGTCTCAAATCGTTTTTCTGAAGTTGCGATTGCTGGCAACCTCGTTCATTTGGCAGGTCAACTGGCGTCTGACTTTGATCTCGATATTAAAGGTCAAAGCCAACAAACATTCGACATGATCGACCAATTTTTAGCTGATGCAGGCACAGATAAAAGCCAGATTTTATCGGTGACGATTTATTTAAAAGACATTGAAAATGACTATGCGGCGTTCAATGAGGTTTGGGATGCTTGGGTTGCCGATATTGATGCATTACCACGTACCTGTGTTGAAGCTAAACTTTATGATCCACGAGTGTTGGTCGAGTTAACCGTTGTTGCAGTGAAACCTGCTTAA
- a CDS encoding DUF2726 domain-containing protein codes for MTTYMVVGSVLLILVMILASKALIPKTKQQDSALRQRAIFSMHEQLTYTRLKEILPHHTVLAHVSYDALLTTKFSRTRNKYRNLVADFVIVDSAQQVLAVVALEDPLSLKRPQKAQFQDAILDMAGYKVIRYEEVPDYHQLREDFYGDLYASSRSTQDTRVAKKYDYYNAAQTRKLRLIG; via the coding sequence ATGACAACTTATATGGTAGTTGGTAGCGTGTTGTTGATACTGGTTATGATTTTAGCGAGTAAAGCGTTGATCCCTAAGACCAAGCAGCAAGATAGTGCATTAAGACAACGTGCTATTTTTAGTATGCATGAGCAACTGACTTATACTCGTTTAAAAGAAATTTTACCGCATCATACTGTGTTGGCACATGTGTCTTATGATGCCTTACTCACTACAAAATTTTCGCGTACGCGAAACAAATACCGCAATTTGGTGGCTGATTTTGTGATTGTGGATAGTGCACAACAAGTTTTGGCAGTGGTTGCTTTAGAAGATCCGCTTTCATTGAAACGTCCACAAAAGGCACAGTTTCAGGATGCGATCCTCGATATGGCTGGCTATAAAGTGATTCGTTATGAAGAAGTGCCTGACTATCATCAATTACGTGAAGATTTTTATGGCGATCTCTATGCTTCGTCGCGTTCGACTCAGGATACGCGTGTGGCCAAAAAATATGATTACTATAATGCAGCACAAACTCGAAAATTACGTCTGATCGGCTAA
- a CDS encoding YgiQ family radical SAM protein, with translation MSTAYTMQTAPKALFDYDKYWASCFEPAPFLPMSREEMDQLGWDSCDFILVCGDAYIDHPSFCSGIIGRTLEAQGFRVGIIAQPDWTNVEAFRVLGKPNIAWGVTAGNMDSMINRYTADRKIRSDDAYSPDNLPNKRPDRAATVYCQRVREAFPDVPVLLGGIEASLRRIAHYDYWSDKVRRSVLMDSKADLLMYGNGERSITEVMHRLAKGEKIHEITDVRGTAFIVNKLNRPSKAKFVEIASNDVDTIGRVDPIINPYVMTEDLDGCEIEKDKGNSLTQYQNFQKEIVTNQIVREGDQLDPDTQIVQLQPSSKAIKHKLPPRELAVIRLPAFEAVADDPVLYAHANRILHLETNPGNARALVQKHGERDVWLNAPPIPLTTEEMDYVFDLPYARLPHPVYGDARFPAFDMIKFSVNIMRGCFGGCTFCSITEHEGRIIQNRSEESILREVEKIRDTAPGFTGIISDLGGPTANMYRLHCKDPEIEKNCRKPSCVYPGVCQNLHTDHAPLTQLYRKARAIKGIKKILIGSGLRYDLAVLNPEYVKELVQHHVGGYLKIAPEHTEKGPLSKMMKPGIGTYDRFKQMFDRFSKEAGKEQYLIPYFIAAHPGTTEYDMMNLAIWLKKNGFRADQVQTFYPSPMATATTMYHTGKNPLAKVARYTEDVDIVKGEKRRRLHKAFLRYHDPNNWPLLRDALKEMGRQDLIGNSKQHLIPTYQPQGTEGQYQSARKKNSTVDGDSQKRNGESRNQQAKNQSRPSNTKKRPDRGQILTQHTGLPPRETGDAKKPFGHSKSKPKSKSRA, from the coding sequence ATGTCTACTGCTTATACTATGCAGACCGCGCCTAAAGCGTTGTTTGATTACGACAAATATTGGGCGTCATGTTTTGAACCTGCGCCATTTTTGCCGATGTCGCGCGAGGAAATGGACCAACTCGGTTGGGATAGTTGTGACTTTATTTTGGTCTGTGGTGATGCGTATATCGATCATCCATCATTTTGTTCGGGCATTATTGGCCGTACGTTAGAAGCGCAAGGTTTCCGTGTCGGGATTATTGCACAACCTGATTGGACTAATGTTGAAGCATTCCGGGTTTTGGGTAAGCCAAATATTGCTTGGGGTGTGACTGCTGGGAACATGGATTCCATGATTAACCGTTATACGGCTGATCGTAAAATTCGTTCTGATGATGCCTATTCGCCAGATAATCTACCCAATAAACGTCCAGACCGTGCAGCGACAGTCTATTGCCAACGTGTGCGTGAAGCATTTCCAGATGTACCTGTATTGTTAGGTGGAATAGAAGCGTCTTTACGTCGTATTGCACATTATGACTATTGGTCAGACAAAGTTCGTCGTTCAGTGTTGATGGACTCAAAAGCCGATCTTTTGATGTATGGTAATGGTGAGCGTTCAATCACTGAGGTAATGCATCGCTTAGCCAAAGGTGAAAAAATTCACGAAATTACTGATGTTCGTGGCACGGCATTTATCGTGAATAAATTAAACCGTCCATCTAAAGCTAAATTTGTTGAAATCGCATCCAATGATGTGGATACCATTGGCCGCGTTGATCCGATCATTAATCCTTATGTGATGACTGAAGATTTAGATGGCTGTGAAATTGAAAAAGATAAGGGTAATTCTTTAACCCAATACCAAAATTTCCAAAAAGAAATTGTGACAAATCAAATTGTTCGTGAAGGGGATCAACTTGATCCTGATACACAAATTGTGCAATTACAGCCGTCTTCAAAGGCAATTAAACATAAATTACCGCCACGTGAACTGGCTGTGATTCGTTTGCCTGCATTTGAAGCAGTGGCAGATGATCCAGTTTTATATGCACATGCCAACCGTATTTTACATCTTGAAACCAATCCAGGAAATGCACGTGCTTTGGTACAAAAGCATGGTGAGCGTGATGTTTGGTTAAATGCGCCACCGATTCCGTTAACCACGGAAGAAATGGACTATGTGTTTGATTTACCGTATGCACGTCTACCCCATCCTGTGTATGGGGATGCGCGTTTCCCTGCATTTGATATGATTAAGTTCTCTGTGAACATCATGCGTGGCTGTTTTGGTGGCTGTACCTTCTGTTCGATTACAGAACATGAAGGGCGTATTATTCAAAACCGTTCAGAAGAATCAATTTTGCGTGAAGTGGAAAAGATTCGTGATACCGCACCAGGTTTTACTGGCATCATTTCTGACTTGGGTGGACCTACAGCAAACATGTATCGTTTACACTGTAAAGACCCTGAAATTGAAAAGAACTGTCGTAAACCATCGTGTGTTTATCCAGGGGTGTGTCAAAACTTACATACCGATCATGCACCTTTAACGCAGCTGTATCGTAAAGCACGCGCCATTAAAGGTATCAAAAAAATTCTGATTGGTTCGGGGTTGCGTTATGACTTAGCAGTGTTAAACCCTGAATATGTCAAAGAGTTGGTACAGCATCATGTCGGTGGTTATTTAAAAATTGCCCCTGAGCATACCGAAAAAGGTCCATTGTCTAAGATGATGAAACCGGGCATCGGTACCTATGATCGTTTCAAACAAATGTTTGATCGTTTCAGTAAAGAAGCAGGAAAAGAGCAGTATCTCATTCCGTACTTTATTGCGGCGCACCCGGGTACGACCGAATATGACATGATGAATTTGGCGATTTGGTTGAAGAAAAATGGTTTCCGTGCCGATCAGGTACAGACTTTCTATCCATCGCCAATGGCAACAGCGACCACCATGTATCACACGGGTAAGAACCCATTAGCCAAAGTGGCGCGATATACCGAAGATGTGGATATTGTGAAAGGTGAGAAGCGTCGTCGTCTGCACAAAGCATTCTTACGTTATCATGATCCAAACAACTGGCCTTTATTGCGTGATGCTTTAAAAGAGATGGGCCGCCAAGACTTGATTGGTAACTCGAAACAGCATTTGATTCCAACCTATCAACCGCAAGGGACAGAAGGTCAGTATCAGTCTGCTCGGAAGAAAAACTCAACCGTGGATGGTGATTCGCAAAAACGTAATGGTGAGAGCCGTAACCAACAAGCGAAAAATCAATCGCGTCCATCGAATACCAAAAAGCGTCCTGATCGTGGTCAGATTTTAACGCAACATACAGGTTTACCACCGCGTGAAACAGGTGATGCCAAGAAGCCATTTGGACATTCAAAATCAAAACCGAAGTCTAAGTCACGTGCTTAA